The following is a genomic window from Leptotrichia sp. OH3620_COT-345.
GAAAGTAATGAAATTGAAAGAAAAAAAGGAGAAGTATGGAAATATTTTTTTGAAAGACCTAAAAAGAATTATAATAAATATATGTATGAAATGGTAGAATATCCGGAATATTTAATATATGATAATGAAGAAGTCAAAAAAAATAAAGGAAAATGGAATGAATTTTTTGGAAATAATAACGGAATATATTTGGAAATCGGTTGTGGAAGCGGTAATTTTACAGTAGGAAATGCTGAAAAATTTAAAGACAGAAATTATATTGCATTGGAATTAAGGTTTAAAAGACTTGTACTGGGAGCACGAAAATCTGAAAAAAGAAACCTTAAAAATATACTATTTATAAGAAAAAGAGGAGAAACAATACTTGACTTTATCGGAAAGGATGAAATATCCGGAATATATATCAATTTTCCTGATCCATGGGAAGGAGAAGAAAGAAAAAGAATTATAACTAAAGAGCTTTTTGAAAAATTGGATATTATTTTAAAAAATGGAGGGAAACTTTATTTTAAAACAGACCATCAGAAATATTATGAAGATGTACTTGAACTTGTGAGTGAACTTGACGGATATGAAATGTGTTACCGTACTGATGATTTACATAATACTGAAAAAGCTGCTGAAAATATAAAAACTGAATTTGAACAGATGTTTTTGAGTAAACATAATATGAATATAAAATATGTTGAAATAATTAAAAAATAAGAGAAAGGGTTATAGAGAAGATTTAACTTTATTAGTGTGAAGAGAGTTTCAAAATATTAAAAAAAGGGAATAAAAATATTATAAAAAATTATATTTGAAATATATATATATAAATGTAAGAAAAAATTTTAATAAGATTAATATATGGAAAATATGATTTGATTGTAAAATATAAAATATCTACGAACTGTCAAATTAAATGCGACATCTAATTCGAGTGACCGAAAGAAACTTTATTAGATGTCGCATTTGTAATATATTCATTTATTTATAAAATTAACTGAAAATATTTATGAAAACAGGACATAAACATCAATATATTTTAAAACATTATTAAAGGAAATGTGAAAATAAAAAAAATATATATTTAAAAGTTATTGTCTTTATTTTCAAAATAAGATATAATTCATAATAAGGAAAATCTAATATATGATTTTAATAAACTTAACAAAATTTATGAAAGGAGTTGAAAATGAGAAAAAGTTTAACACTTCTTTTTCTTTTTACGTCACTGTTTTCTTTATCTGCACCTGAAGATGAGGCGATAAAAATTTTTGAAAAGGAGCAACAAAGACTCGAACAGGAAAGACGGCGTATTGAACAGGAGAGAAAACAGAGAGAGTTTGAAAATATTAAATTAAGCCCTTCAGTTCAAAATAATACTGAAGTTGTTACAGATAATACAGAACCTAAATTTTTAATAATTGAAATAAATTTATATGATAATGAAAATCTTTTAAACGGAAATGAAGAATTTTCTGTTTTAAGAAAATACAAATACACTTATATGGGAAGTACGGATATTCAAAAACTTTTAACGGAACTTACAAACAAAATAATATCTAAAGGCTATATTACAAGTGCCGTAACAGTTTCAAAAGATAATGACCTGAAAACGGGAAGATTGAACCTTGAAATCATTCCAGGAAAAGTACAGGAAATAATAATAAATAGCGGTAATATCCTTGATAGATACAAAGAATTTTTCATGTTCGGAATAAATAAGGGAGATGTTCTTAATATAAGAGATATAGATACTGCAACTGAAAATTTTAATTCACTCGGTTCAAATAATATGACAATGGAAATAGTTGCAGGGACAAAACCGAATTATTCTATAATAAAAATAAAGAACATTATGAAAGATAAATACAAGCTCTCATTGACGGGAAATAATCATGGAGAAAATAATCAGAGCGGATTTTGGAGACCGGGAATAAGTTTAAATATAGACAGTCCTTTAGGAATAGGTGATAATTTTCTGTTTTCATATTTGACAGTAGATAAAAAAATACCTGACAGGGGTTGGAAAAAGAAAGCAAGTGAACTGGAGGCGGGAGAGATTCTTCCGATAGGACCTCCCGGTTATGATCCTTTAAAAGGGGAAAGTTTACCATATAAAAGAAGGCTCGACATGTTTACGTTTGTATATACATTAAAGTTCAGAGAATATACTTTAAAGTTTAATTCAAGCAAAAGTATAAGTGAAAGCAGTTTTTTTCCATATAATACAGTATATGACATGAAATCCGCAAGTCATACATTGTCTGCAAATATGGAAAGAGTAATGTGGAGAAACCAGAGAAGTAAAGTCAGTTTGGGAATAGGAATAAAAAGAAAGCATAATGAAACTTATCTGGAGCAATCCGAGTTGTCAAATAGAAAGTTGTCAATAGGAAATATAAGTCTGAATATGTCTACATCTATATTTAAGGGATTACTCGGAATTACACTTGGACATGAAAGAGGACTTGGAATATTTAATGCTGAAAAGGATAAAGATAAGTTTGATACAACACCTAAATCCCGATTTAAAAAATATACGGTAGATATAAATTATTACAAACCTGTAACACAGAAACTCATATACAGATTTAATTTAACAGGCTCGTATTCTCCTGATGTAATGTACGGTTCCGAAAGACAGACAATAGGCGGTGTAGGAAGTATAGGAGGTTATCATAGAACGGG
Proteins encoded in this region:
- the trmB gene encoding tRNA (guanosine(46)-N7)-methyltransferase TrmB — protein: MKKDEIKEESNEIERKKGEVWKYFFERPKKNYNKYMYEMVEYPEYLIYDNEEVKKNKGKWNEFFGNNNGIYLEIGCGSGNFTVGNAEKFKDRNYIALELRFKRLVLGARKSEKRNLKNILFIRKRGETILDFIGKDEISGIYINFPDPWEGEERKRIITKELFEKLDIILKNGGKLYFKTDHQKYYEDVLELVSELDGYEMCYRTDDLHNTEKAAENIKTEFEQMFLSKHNMNIKYVEIIKK
- a CDS encoding ShlB/FhaC/HecB family hemolysin secretion/activation protein translates to MRKSLTLLFLFTSLFSLSAPEDEAIKIFEKEQQRLEQERRRIEQERKQREFENIKLSPSVQNNTEVVTDNTEPKFLIIEINLYDNENLLNGNEEFSVLRKYKYTYMGSTDIQKLLTELTNKIISKGYITSAVTVSKDNDLKTGRLNLEIIPGKVQEIIINSGNILDRYKEFFMFGINKGDVLNIRDIDTATENFNSLGSNNMTMEIVAGTKPNYSIIKIKNIMKDKYKLSLTGNNHGENNQSGFWRPGISLNIDSPLGIGDNFLFSYLTVDKKIPDRGWKKKASELEAGEILPIGPPGYDPLKGESLPYKRRLDMFTFVYTLKFREYTLKFNSSKSISESSFFPYNTVYDMKSASHTLSANMERVMWRNQRSKVSLGIGIKRKHNETYLEQSELSNRKLSIGNISLNMSTSIFKGLLGITLGHERGLGIFNAEKDKDKFDTTPKSRFKKYTVDINYYKPVTQKLIYRFNLTGSYSPDVMYGSERQTIGGVGSIGGYHRTGTLQGDRAIEVNSELSYNIPVFKKWGYFTPYISYGYGATQNNKDNSRYRIGYMNGLTVGVRYNSKFFDFDFGYAKAMKHSEYLKPESQEMYFSGAFKIIF